One Staphylococcus ratti DNA segment encodes these proteins:
- a CDS encoding NAD(P)H-dependent oxidoreductase, which yields MKDKKQLLLDAYQFRFATKQFDTNRKISDEDFHTILETGRLSPSSLGLEPWKFLVIQNQDLRDALKPMSWGATKQLASASHFVLILARKNVRPQNPYVHHMLEVIHNMTPEMAQQKQEATIKFQNESNDLYRNARTLLDWAGKQTYIPLGNMMTTAAILGIDSCPIEGFLYEPVAQLLAEKGYLNLDEYYPSVMVAFGYRQEAPKRQKTRRSFDDVVQWID from the coding sequence ATGAAAGATAAGAAACAATTATTGCTTGATGCTTATCAATTCCGCTTTGCGACAAAACAATTTGATACTAATCGAAAAATTAGCGATGAAGATTTTCATACGATATTAGAAACAGGTCGCCTCTCACCAAGCTCGCTCGGTTTAGAACCGTGGAAATTTCTCGTCATTCAAAATCAAGACTTACGTGACGCTTTAAAACCGATGAGTTGGGGTGCAACTAAACAATTAGCGTCAGCAAGTCACTTCGTCCTTATTTTAGCACGTAAAAACGTCCGGCCTCAAAATCCGTATGTCCATCATATGTTAGAAGTCATTCATAATATGACACCTGAAATGGCACAACAAAAACAAGAAGCTACTATTAAATTCCAAAACGAAAGCAACGACCTTTATCGTAATGCGCGTACTTTACTCGATTGGGCGGGCAAACAAACGTATATTCCACTCGGTAATATGATGACAACTGCGGCCATCTTAGGCATTGATTCTTGTCCAATCGAAGGCTTTTTATATGAACCTGTAGCCCAACTTTTAGCCGAGAAAGGTTATTTAAACTTAGATGAATATTACCCTTCTGTAATGGTCGCTTTCGGTTACCGCCAAGAAGCACCTAAACGTCAAAAAACACGTCGTTCCTTTGACGACGTCGTCCAATGGATTGACTAA
- a CDS encoding DUF1648 domain-containing protein: protein MTVGQKVKYLNLSIPILWVIALLYLGFHYQALPHTVAIHFNLAGEADDFGGKGHLWALPIIFLVLWSVCTVLIGGLPKLINVLEEKPKSRQHEITILTILFLLLHISVWLMYMNQLYNVKRGEHEIMGYLILLPFISVGVFIVLMVIRWFKTRKTKA, encoded by the coding sequence ATGACAGTAGGACAGAAAGTAAAGTATCTTAACCTCAGTATTCCGATACTATGGGTAATTGCGCTATTATATTTAGGATTTCATTATCAAGCACTTCCTCATACGGTAGCTATACATTTTAATTTAGCAGGAGAAGCGGATGATTTTGGAGGAAAAGGTCATCTATGGGCATTACCTATTATTTTTCTTGTATTATGGAGCGTATGTACTGTATTGATAGGGGGACTACCTAAGCTCATAAATGTTTTAGAAGAGAAACCAAAGTCACGACAACATGAAATAACCATTCTTACAATACTCTTTTTGCTTCTACATATAAGTGTATGGCTTATGTATATGAATCAGCTTTACAATGTGAAGCGGGGTGAACATGAAATAATGGGTTATTTAATATTATTACCGTTCATTAGTGTAGGCGTGTTTATCGTGCTCATGGTTATACGTTGGTTTAAAACACGTAAAACAAAGGCGTAA
- a CDS encoding efflux RND transporter periplasmic adaptor subunit — protein MKKRTLIILSIVTVAFLIVAGFIAKAVTGSNGEKEAAYDTYTIKPESPIKVTGKVSPEAIKTYQNNKQLGEFVSVQVNEGQRVVQGTPLINYQADPEKRNQLSRQVQESEAKGNQAEINQARKQLNQYDSQVSDSIYASFNGIVSNIKKTNVGEGEPILKLISDDPQIKTTVSEYDLNKITVGDHVNVTVTSTGKKGKGKIKSISELPTSYEQEVSGNSQAAMSGAQSSGAGEGEAQATLNTSNPTEHQPSGGDDGASSKYTVMIGDLDFDVRNGFSVEAEIPLDTIKFPSSVLTKDDYVYVVDKDHTVHKRKIKYDKNNGDLILKKGLKKGDVLIKNPDSDLQDGKKVEVSS, from the coding sequence TTGAAAAAGAGAACGTTAATAATTTTGTCAATAGTGACTGTAGCATTTCTAATTGTTGCAGGTTTTATTGCAAAAGCAGTAACAGGTAGCAACGGTGAAAAAGAGGCAGCGTATGATACATATACAATAAAGCCGGAAAGTCCTATTAAAGTGACGGGAAAAGTATCGCCGGAAGCAATTAAAACATATCAAAATAATAAGCAACTTGGTGAGTTTGTAAGTGTTCAAGTGAATGAAGGTCAACGCGTGGTGCAAGGAACACCGTTGATTAATTATCAGGCAGACCCGGAAAAGCGTAATCAACTGTCTCGTCAAGTACAAGAATCTGAAGCAAAAGGGAATCAAGCTGAAATTAATCAAGCGAGAAAACAATTAAATCAATATGACAGCCAAGTAAGTGACAGCATCTATGCTTCATTTAATGGCATTGTCTCCAACATTAAAAAAACGAATGTAGGCGAAGGCGAGCCGATTTTAAAATTAATTTCAGATGACCCTCAAATTAAAACCACTGTTTCAGAATATGATTTAAATAAAATTACAGTAGGCGATCATGTCAATGTGACGGTAACAAGTACTGGAAAAAAAGGCAAAGGCAAAATTAAAAGTATTTCAGAATTACCGACAAGTTATGAACAAGAAGTATCAGGAAACAGTCAAGCAGCAATGAGTGGTGCGCAATCATCAGGAGCTGGAGAAGGTGAAGCACAAGCGACTTTGAATACGTCTAACCCGACGGAACATCAGCCGAGCGGAGGGGACGATGGTGCTTCATCAAAATATACTGTGATGATTGGGGACTTAGACTTTGATGTGCGCAATGGTTTCTCTGTTGAAGCAGAAATTCCTTTAGATACTATCAAATTCCCATCTTCAGTACTTACAAAAGATGATTATGTTTATGTTGTGGACAAAGACCATACAGTACACAAACGTAAAATTAAATACGACAAAAATAACGGAGACCTGATTTTGAAAAAAGGTCTGAAGAAAGGTGACGTACTCATCAAAAACCCAGACAGTGATTTACAAGACGGGAAAAAAGTTGAGGTGTCATCATGA
- a CDS encoding fructosamine kinase family protein, producing the protein MKKQQWMENLPLDGITHITSVSGGDVNEAYKIETTSETYFLLVQPQRQAAFYAAEIAGLEAFEKAGVTAPRVIANGVIDGDAYLVLSYLEEGVQGSQEALGKLVAKLHQTESDNGKFGFHLPYEGGDHRFDNHWTNDWRTLFLKQRIAPLKTRIASRHLLSEKDLNLLDKVYDIMDQTLCHHDSRPSLLHGDLWAGNYMFLTDGTPALFDPAPLYGDREFDLGATKVFGGFSETFYEAYNKAYPLKAGAEFRIHFYILYLLLVHLVKFGTMYESSVRREMETIVAKA; encoded by the coding sequence ATGAAAAAACAACAATGGATGGAAAACTTGCCATTAGACGGCATTACCCATATAACGTCTGTTTCAGGCGGCGATGTGAACGAAGCTTACAAAATAGAAACAACATCAGAAACCTATTTTTTACTTGTTCAACCTCAGCGACAAGCAGCATTTTATGCGGCTGAAATTGCAGGACTCGAAGCATTTGAAAAGGCTGGGGTGACAGCGCCGCGTGTTATCGCAAATGGCGTCATCGATGGTGATGCATATTTGGTTTTAAGCTATTTAGAAGAAGGCGTACAAGGTAGTCAAGAAGCATTAGGGAAACTCGTTGCGAAGTTACATCAGACGGAAAGCGACAATGGTAAATTTGGCTTTCATTTACCATATGAAGGTGGAGACCATCGTTTTGATAATCATTGGACGAACGATTGGCGCACATTATTTTTAAAACAACGCATTGCACCTTTAAAAACAAGGATTGCTTCTCGTCATTTATTATCAGAAAAGGATCTTAATCTTTTGGATAAAGTATACGACATTATGGATCAGACTTTATGTCATCATGACAGTCGCCCGTCACTCTTACACGGAGATTTATGGGCAGGGAATTATATGTTTCTAACGGATGGCACCCCGGCGCTCTTTGATCCCGCACCATTGTATGGTGATCGAGAATTTGATTTAGGTGCGACAAAAGTATTTGGAGGCTTTTCAGAAACATTTTATGAAGCTTATAACAAAGCTTACCCACTCAAGGCGGGCGCGGAATTCAGAATTCATTTTTATATTTTATATTTACTGTTAGTTCATCTTGTGAAATTTGGTACGATGTATGAAAGTAGCGTACGTCGAGAAATGGAAACGATTGTAGCCAAAGCATAA
- the lip gene encoding YSIRK-targeted triacylglycerol lipase, with translation MKQTQHQHTFSIRKSVLGTASVMVASFLFIASGEVAQADETTPQAAQVLTERVQSHNQASQEPQSLALHNTNDETSIESKTSVEAPKEPEVLQSNASTQSQAPQHKEASQPDTHAVESTSQHTESEPTPLTPAEHISKDTDNSKTERRLTQAPTPENQEAQSQESKEVAAEASNDAKEKAQLPSIDKGYSRKILKQEETTTSKDDVAKKETTNPEKTNASEGELKTVEAPKTKDTTTKSQFTKQASDKKPAVKAAPEAVQNPEHPKNKNPFVFVHGFNGFVGDVAAKGQNYWGGTKANLQNYLRKAGYETYEASISALASNHERAVELFYFLKGGRVDYGAAHAAKYGHERYGKTYEGVLKDWKPGNPVHFIGHSMGGQTIRLLEHYLRFGNEDEIAYQKSHGGVISDIFTGGHDNMVTSITTIATPHNGTHASDGLGNSPFIRHMLYSFARTSSNLGTIDYGLDQWGFKRKAGESLIDYHKRVAKSKIWDSEDTGLYDLTREGAEKINKKTELNPNIYYKTYTGLATHETQLGKQMVDIGMEFTKILTGNYIGAVKDILWRPNDGLVSVISSQYPSDEKHVEVNENSALQKGTWQVMPTMKGWDHSDFIGNDALDGKHPAGELTKFYDSITDYLMRIEKEKK, from the coding sequence ATGAAGCAAACGCAACATCAACACACATTTTCTATTCGCAAATCGGTATTAGGTACCGCATCTGTTATGGTCGCATCATTTTTATTCATCGCAAGTGGTGAGGTTGCACAAGCAGATGAAACCACTCCACAGGCGGCACAAGTTTTAACAGAGCGCGTTCAAAGTCATAATCAAGCGTCACAGGAGCCACAATCTCTAGCGTTACATAACACAAATGATGAAACGTCTATTGAATCGAAGACATCAGTGGAAGCGCCAAAAGAACCTGAAGTACTACAATCAAATGCTTCAACGCAATCACAGGCGCCCCAGCATAAAGAAGCTTCGCAACCTGATACACATGCAGTAGAGTCAACAAGTCAGCATACAGAAAGTGAACCTACGCCACTCACACCTGCCGAACATATCTCAAAAGATACGGACAATTCAAAAACAGAACGTCGTTTAACACAGGCGCCTACACCAGAAAATCAGGAAGCACAATCCCAAGAATCTAAAGAAGTAGCGGCAGAAGCTTCTAATGATGCAAAAGAAAAAGCGCAGTTACCATCTATAGATAAGGGATACAGTAGAAAAATATTAAAACAAGAAGAAACAACGACATCTAAAGACGATGTAGCTAAAAAAGAAACAACGAATCCTGAAAAAACGAATGCTTCAGAAGGTGAATTAAAAACCGTTGAAGCGCCTAAAACGAAAGATACGACAACAAAATCACAATTTACGAAACAAGCAAGCGATAAAAAACCAGCTGTAAAAGCAGCACCTGAAGCTGTTCAAAATCCGGAACATCCTAAAAATAAAAATCCATTCGTATTTGTACATGGTTTTAATGGATTTGTCGGTGACGTAGCAGCGAAAGGCCAAAACTATTGGGGCGGTACGAAAGCTAATCTCCAAAACTATTTACGAAAAGCAGGTTATGAAACATATGAAGCGAGCATTAGTGCGCTTGCAAGTAATCATGAGCGTGCCGTCGAACTCTTTTACTTTTTAAAAGGGGGCCGTGTAGATTATGGTGCGGCACATGCAGCGAAATATGGCCACGAACGTTACGGTAAAACGTATGAAGGTGTTTTAAAAGATTGGAAACCAGGCAATCCAGTTCATTTCATAGGACATAGTATGGGTGGTCAAACCATTCGTTTGCTTGAACATTATTTACGTTTTGGTAATGAGGATGAAATTGCATATCAAAAAAGTCATGGTGGCGTAATTAGTGATATTTTCACAGGTGGCCACGACAATATGGTGACGTCCATTACAACGATCGCTACACCTCATAATGGCACACATGCTTCAGATGGTCTAGGCAATAGCCCTTTTATTCGCCACATGTTATATTCATTCGCGAGAACATCTAGTAATTTAGGTACAATTGATTATGGTTTAGATCAATGGGGCTTTAAACGTAAAGCTGGCGAATCGTTAATTGACTATCATAAACGTGTAGCTAAAAGTAAAATTTGGGATTCTGAAGATACTGGACTTTATGATTTAACACGTGAAGGTGCGGAAAAAATTAATAAAAAAACGGAGCTCAATCCAAATATTTATTATAAAACGTATACCGGCTTGGCTACGCATGAAACACAATTAGGCAAACAAATGGTAGATATTGGTATGGAGTTCACTAAAATTTTAACAGGTAATTATATTGGTGCTGTCAAAGATATATTATGGAGACCGAATGACGGTCTTGTTTCAGTCATTTCCTCACAGTACCCTTCTGATGAAAAACATGTTGAAGTCAATGAAAATTCAGCTTTACAAAAAGGGACATGGCAAGTGATGCCAACAATGAAAGGTTGGGATCACAGTGATTTCATCGGTAATGATGCACTTGATGGGAAGCACCCAGCGGGCGAACTGACAAAATTTTATGACTCTATTACAGATTACTTAATGCGTATTGAAAAAGAGAAAAAATAA